The sequence below is a genomic window from Microbacterium sp. cx-55.
ATCCTGATCGCCACGGATGTCGCCGCTCGCGGTATCGACGTCGACGACGTGACCCACGTGATCAACCACACGATCCCCGACGACGAGAAGACCTACCTGCACCGCGCCGGCCGCACCGGCCGTGCGGGCAAGACGGGTATCGCCATCACGTTCGTCGACTGGGACGACATGCACAAGTGGGCGCTCATCAACCGCGCGCTGGACTTCGGCCAGCCGGAGCCGGTCGAGACCTACTCGTCCAGCCCGCACCTGTTCGAAGATCTCGACATCCCCGTCGGCACCAAGGGGCGGCTGCGGAAGCTCCCCGTCGTTCCGGCGACGGCATCCGTGCCGACGCTCGAGGGCGCCGCGGCCGGATCCGATGCCTCGCGTCGCCGTCGCCGTCGCCGCTCGGACGGCTCGGCCGCCGGTGAGCCGTCCGCGGCCGGCAGCAGCACGGCCACGAGCACGACGGAGACCGAGGGCCGCGGCACGCACGACGGCGGAGGCTCCGAGCACCACGACGGCAACGCCGCACCGCGCCGGCGCCGTCGTCGTCGCGGTGGCTCCCGTCCCGAGGGCGGCGCACCGGCCGCATCCTGATCCGAAGCGCCCCGTCATCACGCGATGACGGGGGCGCTTCCGGTTCCGCGCTCGACGATCCGAGCGACCATCTCATCGCTCGTGGTGTTCTCACCCGGGCGATTGGGCTTTCCGGCGCCGTGATAGTCGCTGGATCCGGTCACGATGAGGTCGTGCCGCCGCGCCAGGTCCCGGAGCACGCGTTTTCCGGCCTCGGTGTTCTCACGGTGGTCGATCTCGAAGCCGGCGAGGCCGAGACCGATCAACTCTTCGATGTACGGCAGCGGCATCATCCGGTCCCGGCCCGCCGGCGTCGGGTGCGCGATGATCGGCACTCCCCCGGCCGCGACGACCAGGCGGACGGCGGTCGCCGGATCGGGCGCGTAGTGCGGTTCGTAGTATCCCTCGCGAGGATGCAGCACGCCGTCGAAGGCCGCACTCCGATCGGCGACGATTCCGCGCGCGACGAGCGCATCGGCGATGTGGGGCCGCCCGACGGTCGCATCACCGACGGTCTGTGCGACGACATCCGCCCACGTCAGGTCGTAATCGCGCGACAGGCTCGCCACGATCCGCTCCGCGCGACCGCGGCGGTCGTTCCGGATGCGGGCCGTCTCGGCGGCGAGGGCCGGATCGTCCGGGTCGAAGAGGTACGCGAGCAGGTGCACGCTGCGCCACGCGTGCTGGGAACTCAACTCCATGCCCGGGATCAGGGTCATCCCGAGTGACACCGCGGCGGGAGCGGCATCGGCCCAGCCCGCCGTCGTGTCGTGGTCGGTGAGGGCGACGGTGCGCAGTCCGAACGCGCGCGCCGAACGCATCACGATCTCCGGAGGCTCCGTGCCGTCCGACCGCGACGAATGCAGGTGCAGGTCGGCCGGCCCATGGATCTGCCCGTTCGCCATCCGTCGAGCGTACCGCGACGATCCTCGGGCACGACCGCCTCGGTCGGGCGATGCCCAGGTCGACTGCATAGGCTCGCAGGGTGCGCCGCCTCTTCGGAATCCTCGTGATCGTGCTGTGCGCGATCGGTGCCGCGGTCCTCACCTGGCCGGACTTCTTCCGCCTCGCACAAACGTATCCGCTCGCCCAGGTCATCTCCTTCCGAGTGCTCGTCGTCGCGGGCTTCGCCGTGCTCGTCGTCGTCTTCCTGCTGCTCGCGACGCTGCGCCCCGTTCGCCGGTTCGCACTCTCGCTCGCGGTGATCGCGCTCGCGGCCGCCGTCGCCGGCGGGGCGATCGTGGCCACCCGCGGAACCGGAACGCAAACGCTCCCGGAGAAGACGGCCGACAGCATCCGGGTCATGACCTGGAACACCGCGGGGGCCGCGACGTCGGCGGAGACGATCGCACAAACGGCCGTCGCGATGGGCGCCGACATCGTCTCGCTGCCCGAGACCACGATCGAGACAGGCGCACAGGTCGCCGTTGCGATGCGAGACCTCGGCCAGCCGATGTGGGCCCATCACACCGAGTACGGCACCGACGGCTGGGCCGCGGACTCGACCACGCTGCTGGTGTCTCCGAACCTCGGCACCTACTCGGTCATCGAGTCATCCCAGGACGGATCGAGCAACACGTCGACGGTCCCGAGCGCGGTC
It includes:
- a CDS encoding PHP domain-containing protein gives rise to the protein MANGQIHGPADLHLHSSRSDGTEPPEIVMRSARAFGLRTVALTDHDTTAGWADAAPAAVSLGMTLIPGMELSSQHAWRSVHLLAYLFDPDDPALAAETARIRNDRRGRAERIVASLSRDYDLTWADVVAQTVGDATVGRPHIADALVARGIVADRSAAFDGVLHPREGYYEPHYAPDPATAVRLVVAAGGVPIIAHPTPAGRDRMMPLPYIEELIGLGLAGFEIDHRENTEAGKRVLRDLARRHDLIVTGSSDYHGAGKPNRPGENTTSDEMVARIVERGTGSAPVIA
- a CDS encoding endonuclease/exonuclease/phosphatase family protein, whose protein sequence is MRRLFGILVIVLCAIGAAVLTWPDFFRLAQTYPLAQVISFRVLVVAGFAVLVVVFLLLATLRPVRRFALSLAVIALAAAVAGGAIVATRGTGTQTLPEKTADSIRVMTWNTAGAATSAETIAQTAVAMGADIVSLPETTIETGAQVAVAMRDLGQPMWAHHTEYGTDGWAADSTTLLVSPNLGTYSVIESSQDGSSNTSTVPSAVAMPTDGDGPIIVAAHAVAPREDAMDDWRHDLQWLADQCADDNVIMAGDFNATIDHMARLGADGGVLGRCRDAASQTGNGAVGTWPTQLPALAGAQIDHVLATPDWTPTGSVVLTTLDDAGSDHRPLVVQLERTG